From the genome of Anopheles moucheti chromosome 3, idAnoMoucSN_F20_07, whole genome shotgun sequence, one region includes:
- the LOC128305798 gene encoding annulin-like — MAGTTVPHTLPFAFWQHQNYKDDENEIEDDKESELIIERIDSCLEENGVYHRTEKFESMSASANKTGSSQLVIRRGQEFLLKLICNRPINRKTDAISLVLAVDPIAKEWISHGHGTVVYMLLQTDDNLQEDHDSDWSAKLQSTSVNEENATELLVAVKTSPNASVSKWTLTINVKSKGSEDSIHYQLYQPFYLLFNPWCAEDPVYLDNEDQRQEYVLEDMTMIWKGNERSFHGHKWKLGQYEKNILDWTFLLLGDVARVSATYRGNPIKVCRALSGVVNSNDDYGVLVGNWSEDYSGGTAPSAWTGSVKILQEYFESKKPVGYGQCWVFAGVLATLCRALGIPCRIVTNFASAHDTEASLTVDIYMDEEGNVKENFSRDSVWNFHVWNEVWLKRRDLGTDTYDGWQVIDGTPQEFSDGAYKLGPAPVEAVKNGLVNMLYDCDFVFAEVNADRVFWRYRGPSKPLKLIQKNTTDIGQFISTKAIGTDERDDITNNYKCGEQSSEARIMMLRALKLGQNCLTKHYLKQIKVEDRTLIKHEGRDVEFQLELNDQAMIGESFNIILRIRNVSFDDTRTIHGKIHLKRVLYTGKNINTITSHSFSKSVNPGSEEVIEVPIAFEDYYEPGMDEAIFKVTSFANIEGVHYEYFSQEDYSLRKPDVQLKLSGRPVIQSIVKVRASFTNPLPIPINEGAFLIECSGLAKTLTIPVNSVAANERCEVVFMIRPSFKGINQLSAKFQSPELSDIEGSLNFEAEDREDNNEINDVLVFF, encoded by the exons ATGGCAGGAACCACTGTGCCGCATACGTTACCGTTTGCTTTTTGGCAACACCAGAACTATAAAG ATGACGAGAATGAGATTGAAGATGACAAGGAGTCCGAGCTGATCATTGAACGAATCGACTCCTGTCTGGAAGAAAACGGTGTGTACcatcgaacggaaaagtttGAGAGTATGAGTGCATCAGCGAATAAAACAGGATCGTCACAGCTAGTTATCCGGAGAGGTCAAGAGTTTCTTCTAAAACTCATCTGCAACAGACCAATCAATCGGAAAACGGACGCCATCTCTCTCGTGCTGGCCGTAGATCCAATTGCAAAAGAATGGATCAGCCATGGGCACGGAACGGTCGTGTACATGTTGCTGCAAACTGACGATAACCTTCAAGAGGATCACGACTCCGATTGGAGCGCCAAGCTACAATCGACCAGTGTAAATGAGGAAAACGCTACTGAGCTACTCGTTGCAGTCAAAACATCTCCAAACGCTTCCGTTTCCAAATGGACTCTTACGATCAATGTCAAGTCGAAGGGATCGGAAGATAGTATCCACTATCAGCTGTATCAACCGTTCTATCTGCTCTTCAATCCATGGTGTGCAGAAGATCCAGTTTATCTAGACA ATGAGGATCAGCGACAAGAGTATGTGTTGGAGGATATGACCATGATATGGAAGGGGAACGAGCGGAGTTTTCATGGACACAAATGGAAACTTGGTCAGTACGAGAAGAATATCCTGGATTGGACCTTTCTACTGCTGGGGGATGTAGCGCGTGTCTCTGCCACTTATCGTGGAAATCCGATTAAAGTGTGTCGTGCTCTATCAGGAGTCGTCAACAGCAATGATGACTACGGTGTATTAGTAGGTAATTGGAGCGAAGACTATAGTGGAGGAACAGCACCAAGTGCGTGGACCGGATCCGTAAAAATCTTGCAGGAGTACTTCGAATCAAAGAAACCGGTTGGATACGGACAGTGTTGGGTGTTTGCCGGCGTACTGGCCACTCTATGTCGTGCCCTCGGAATTCCCTGCCGTATCGTTACCAATTTCGCGTCCGCACACGACACCGAAGCATCCCTCACGGTGGACATCTACATGGACGAGGAAGGAAACGTCAAGGAAAATTTTTCCCGCGATAGTGTCTGGAACTTTCACGTATGGAACGAAGTGTGGCTAAAGCGCCGAGATCTCGGTACAGATACTTATGATGGGTGGCAAGTCATCGACGGAACGCCACAAGAGTTCTCTGATGGTGCATACAAACTTGGACCGGCGCCAGTGGAAGCCGTTAAGAATGGACTCGTGAACATGTTATACGATTGTGACTTCGTGTTTGCCGAGGTGAATGCAGACAGAGTCTTCTGGCGCTACCGTGGACCCAGCAAACCGTTGAAACTGATCCAGAAAAATACAACCGATATAGGACAGTTCATTAGCACGAAGGCAATCGGGACGGACGAGAGGGACGACATTACCAACAACTACAAATGTGGTGAACAATCGTCGGAAGCGAGGATCATGATGCTGCGGGCCCTCAAACTTGGCCAAAACTGTCTCACCAAGCACTATCTGAAGCAGATCAAAGTCGAGGATCGTACATTGATCAAGCATGAAGGTCGTGATGTCGAGTTTCAGCTCGAGCTCAACGATCAAGCGATGATCGGAGAATCGTTCAACATTATCCTGCGCATAAGAAACGTCTCTTTCGACGACACTCGTACCATTCACGGAAAAATTCATCTCAAGCGAGTATTGTATACTGGCAAGAATATTAACACCATCACCAGTCATTCGTTTTCTAAAAGCGTTAATCCAGGCAGCGAAGAAGTGATCGAGGTACCGATAGCATTCGAAGATTACTACGAACCAGGAATGGACGAGGCCATATttaaagtgaccagttttgcgaATATCGAAGGCGTGCACTATGAGTACTTCTCGCAGGAAGATTACAGTCTGCGCAAACCAGACGTGCAACTGAAGCTTAGCGGTAGACCGGTGATCCAATCCATAGTAAAAGTGAGGGCTTCCTTTACCAATCCACTCCCAATTCCCATCAACGAGGGTGCGTTTCTAATTGAATGCTCGGGTTTGGCTAAAACCCTCACGATACCG GTAAATTCGGTAGCAGCAAATGAGAGATGCGAAGTTGTTTTCATGATAAGGCCTTCCTTCAAGGGAATCAACCAACTATCGGCTAAATTCCAATCACCGGAGCTGAGCGATATTGAAGGGTCACTTAACTTTGAGGCAGAGGATCGAGAAGATAACAACGAGATAAATGATGTTTTAGTATTCTTCTGA